A genome region from Streptomyces pratensis includes the following:
- the ybaK gene encoding Cys-tRNA(Pro) deacylase has product MAKKSRKQQPGGTPATVALTAAGAAFTVHSYDHDPSSPSYGEEAAEALGVSAERVFKTLVADVDGELVVAVVPVAGSLDLKALASAVGGKRAAMADPAAAERTTGYVRGGISPLGQRKRLRTVLDASAGAHPTICVSAGRRGLEVELSASDLAALTGASLAEIGRA; this is encoded by the coding sequence GTGGCGAAGAAGTCCAGGAAGCAGCAGCCCGGCGGGACCCCGGCCACGGTCGCGCTGACCGCGGCCGGCGCGGCGTTCACGGTCCACTCGTACGACCACGACCCCTCCTCCCCGTCCTACGGGGAGGAGGCGGCCGAGGCCCTCGGGGTCTCCGCCGAGCGGGTGTTCAAGACCCTGGTCGCCGATGTCGACGGCGAACTGGTCGTCGCCGTCGTCCCCGTCGCCGGATCACTAGATCTGAAGGCACTGGCATCGGCGGTGGGCGGCAAGCGTGCGGCCATGGCGGACCCGGCGGCGGCGGAGCGCACCACGGGCTACGTGAGGGGCGGCATCTCTCCCCTGGGCCAGCGCAAACGTCTGCGTACGGTGCTGGACGCGTCGGCCGGGGCCCACCCCACGATCTGTGTCTCGGCGGGTCGCCGCGGGCTCGAGGTCGAACTGTCCGCCTCGGATCTGGCCGCCCTGACGGGCGCGTCCCTGGCCGAGATCGGCCGGGCGTAG
- a CDS encoding TraR/DksA family transcriptional regulator, whose amino-acid sequence MAERRETDARIAALLGDFDGIVEANALVAVDDEHDPEGSSTAFERAHVASLLAQARDHLDAVDHALERLERGGYGRCEGCGELIPPGRLEVRPAATTCVRCAGAPR is encoded by the coding sequence ATGGCGGAACGCCGCGAGACGGATGCCCGGATCGCGGCGCTGCTCGGTGATTTCGACGGGATCGTCGAGGCGAACGCGCTGGTGGCGGTCGACGACGAGCACGACCCGGAGGGATCGAGCACCGCCTTCGAGCGGGCTCACGTCGCCTCGTTGCTGGCACAGGCACGGGACCACCTGGATGCGGTGGACCATGCGCTGGAGCGGCTGGAGCGAGGCGGCTACGGTCGCTGCGAGGGGTGCGGGGAGCTGATCCCGCCGGGCCGTCTGGAGGTGCGTCCGGCAGCGACGACCTGTGTCCGCTGCGCCGGAGCGCCCCGCTGA